The DNA region TGTACGTCATTCCTATTGTTCCTTTCTGTCCATGCCTGCTACTGAATTTGTCGCCTATTTGAGGTATTCTAATGGATCTCATCCTTACCTTTACAAATCGTAATCCATCGGCATTTGTAGTCAACAGAACCTGATCAACAATTCCGCTTTCGCTGTGACGTAAGGAAGTGCTATGGTCACGACGGGTGCACTTGGCAGCCAATCCCTGAGCTTCCTCCTGAGGCAGCGGTGTAGTCTTTCCGATGATAACATCATCCCCAGAAACTCTTGTGCCCTTTGAATTTTTGACAATACACcaaattttattctttatatacatacatacatacaccAACAACTAAATTGAAAAGTAACTCACTTACAGGTGGTGCAAATCCATCATCATCCAGTTTATCATATGATCCGTGCCGCATTCCCTGTTATGATGCCATTCTTACTatcatcatcataataataataataataatgaagacGATTTTGGCTGACAAGAAGAAACAAAACAAGTTCTAACTACTAACCATTGTGTTGTCTCTGTTGGGACATCCAAAATCCTCTTTTACAAGTGTTCCCATCTTTTTCTCCTCATCCctaccaaaccaaaccaaaaccaattCAAATCaactaattattcatatttacaaATTCTTATTGCTCGACTCCTCCTCTTTCCTTACCTGTATGAACGGAAGAAGAGAGACCGGAAGAATCCTCTGTCTATTGAGGATTGATTCATGATTACAGAATCTTCTTGGTTGTATCCAGAATAGCAGGCTATGGCAACAATTGCATTCTGGAATTTCATACATGTTAACAATAAGGAAACTATCAGTAGAAAGAAGTCTTGAATACAAATGATTACTTACTATTCCAGCTGGAAGCTGCCTGAAATGCAAATGCTCCATTGCCCTAGTGGTAACTAAAGGCTTTTGAGGATAGTAGAGAACATAGGCTAGCGTATcctacatacatacatacagcAGGAAATTAAACAATACTcagttgaaaaataaaacaacacaaTTCTGCTTGGCATCAATCAACAGCAATCTACCATTCGAACTTGGTAATTGGTGACATATATTCCCATAGCTTGCTTTCCCATTGCTGATTGGTAGGTATTACGTGGAGACTGCAATTTTATCAATCAATACACCAGGTTGGATTTTATTGGCTAAGAGTTAATATGCGTTTTAAAGATAGATGATAACCTGGTTGTGGTCGGGAAATGGGATAATAGAAGCACAGACACCCAATATTAAGGATGGATGGACCTCACAGTGTGTATATGATTCGGTATAAGCTTCACTTGGACTGAGCCTAGCTGATACAAGATCCTGAAAATTGGACAACAAGATCAACTAGTTCTCCTTCACATAATAAtcagatattattattatataggaCTCCTTAGTTATTTACATTTATTGTCATGGAAATCATTGTAGTTTCCTCTTCCTCCGTGTCCACATACTCCATAAACCCTTTTGCTACAAGATCATGCCAACCAAATTCCTCAGGGGATTCCTTTCAGAAGAAGAGCGGGACTATATATGGTGAGgcagttaaaattaatattaatattaatatgatgaattgaattgaattgtatGTACCCGTTGTTGTAGAGCTAGGATATCCTTCTTTTTTATTAGCAGCTTCTGATTCTCTACTATAAACAATGGTCTACTGCAGCGGCCAAAATCTGTATAAAGACGGAGTTCTTTACCACTAATATCTCTAATGACTCCAACTTCAGTATTCACGTCCACCTACGCAGTCAACAGACAAACAAATGGTTATGTTTTTGACCAAAATCTTAACAATTCTATTCATACATAGTAGAAGAACATACTTGTCTCCTCAACTGCCTCAATGTCTTAACTAATAATGCTGGGTTACGATGGATGCCAACCCAGCAGCCATTCACAAAGATTTTTGTGGCTTGTGGAATAACTGCAGGAGATATTTCctacacaaatatttttcagtTAGAACAATATAAATGACCAAAACTAGAAACTCAAATGTGTAGTAAGATCACCTCAAAATTCTCTGTGCTCCATTCCTCTAAAAACTCTAAAATAGGATTGGCTGCTGATCCAACTGTTATATAGACCATCAAAGCCAGGTTCTTTACCAGACCACAGGCCTTAAGAAACACACATACTTTAGTACTCCATCACTAGGAACATTATGTAGGTCATTTTAAAGAGTCATTACTTGTCCTTCCGGCGTTTCAGCAGGACACATCATTCCCCAAAGTGAATTGTGCAACTGCCGTGGCTTTGCTAGTTTGCCTGTGTATAATTACATAGAACTTTTGGCTTAGAGATCGATGATGCATAAAAAGATGACATACAAATGAGTGAGCGAGAATGGTTTTACCTTCACGTCCTATAGGGGAGTTTAGCCTTCGTAAATGAGAGAGAGTTGAAGCATATGTTAGACGGTTCAATACCTATTAATTGTTGAGTTTGTTAATTTTATCATCatattaaatcaaatcaaatcattaGAAAGATATGCATACCTGTGAAACTCCTGCTCTAGAACCGGCTGAATTAGCTTGACCCCAGTTTCCAGTAGCAAGAGAATACTTGAGGCCACTGGTAATTGTTTTAGCTTTAATGGCAAATTGCAAGTTAACATCCTTGCCATTGTCAACACTCTGATTCATGCACGTTAAATTATAAGTCACATTCTAGAGGGgaagaaaatgataattaaaataggGAGTGGAAATGAGAGAGACCTTCTGCATATAGGATCTCACGTCCCTAGTTAAATTCCTGAATAGCTGCATGCATCATTAAAATTAATGGTTAATAACCTAACTAAGATTACaggtaaaaaacaaaataaagaaataaagacCATTCTAAACAAGCCTCCCAGTAAAGGACCAGCAAGGTCTAGCCTTTTGTTAGCGTAGTGATCCCTGTCATCTTCTTGCCTTCTGCCAATGACACAAACTAAAAGGCGATGGATAATATACCTGCAGGTCAATTAAGAATGATTAGAAGCAATGCAATTTTTAGATGATACAATTCTTGagttaagaaatatatataggACCAAGCAAATACCCGAAATAATAGGCTTTCTTGGTCTCGCAGAACTCCCCAGTACCCACATGTGGAAGTGTTTCTGTTTGAAGGATTTCCTTGGCATACCTGAGATTCAATCGATCGAGAAGAATTGAAATTCCAAGTGAAATTCAAGGATTATTATTCCAGATTGCACATACCTAATCCTCTTTTCTCTAGTGACACCTACAGTGGATCCTCTTTTTCCAATGTAATCTAGTGCAACCTGCAGCAATATAGTTAATAAAGTGTTCCAAAAaaagaaagtgaattaaatacCTGTTGATTTTGGATGACAAAAGCCTCCTCCAAGGATGGTCGAAGAAGCTCCATCATTTGAGTATCAGTGAAATCATAACAAATGTGTTCGAGTATATCCTTATCCGCTACAAATCCCAAAGCACGGAAAACAATTACAATTGGAATCTCAGTTCTAATGTATGGAAGGGTTGCACGGATATATTGCCCTGATGATCCCTGCAGcaacattatcatcatcatcatcatcatcatcatcatcatgcaATCAATTCTAGcttattaagttaattaattaattacatgatAATATACTTACCCCTTTCCCACTAACTCTAGAAAGCATCCTGACAAACATTGCACTAGGTGGTCGGTTTTGGGATTCGGCCATGGACCGGACCTCAGCCACATAGGCATATTTGTTTGGTTGCCTCTTCTTGAAAACATAGACATGATTGGTACTCATCTTTTCCTGAGCAATCAAAACTTTTTCACTTCCGTTTATAATGAAATATCCACCTTGATCATATGGACATTCTCCAAGCTCAGTTAAATCCTTTTCTGATGTCTGATACAAACTACAATAGCTGCTCCTCAACATTATAGGAACCTGCATGCATATGTAATTATATATGCAACAACCTAGCTAGCTCGTTAATCACATTAATTAGAAGAATGGTGACATGCAGTTTATTCATTATTCCGGTGGTACGAGTACCTTGCCAATAAAGACTTTATGAAACTCCTGGGATTCGGTCACTTCTTCACAGTCGTGTCCTTTCCTTATAACTTGTTTCTTCACATCTACGTATAGTGGGGATGAGTAAGTCAAGTTCCTCAATCTTGCAGCCTTTGGAAATAAAGATGCTGTTTCTCCATCAGACTCCGTCATCATCGGTTTACTTAGGTATATTTGACCGAAGGTGATTCTGTAAATTGTCTGAACCaaccaacaaacaaacaaacagattattagaattagaattagctAGGCTAGGCAGTAGGCAGGCATGAATATGATGAAgttgtaatatataaatgacGTACGTACGTACGTACCTCGAGGAAATCGGATTGGCGGCCGGAACCAGGATTGTGCTGGGACTCGGGTCTGATCTCGATGACGGAGGACTCGTCGACGATTTCCTGCATGGTGTTTTGAATGAACTCGTCGAAGGAGTCTAACTGCTGCCTGGCTAAACCTTTCTCCTCGAAGTAGGCGCTTATCACTGCCCATGCATCATCTTGTCCTATCTCCTCCTCCTCATCAGCATCTTCTTCtctgtcttcttcttcatcgtacACACGATGATCTACCGCTGATCCGCCGTCGAACTGCATTCTTAATGTGGACTGATCAAACTCATGATCATTTGCTCCATACATCGAAACCCTCAagattatatttgatttgatttgttaaACTAATGTCACACGCATGATGCATGCATAGAGAATAATAGAGATCGATCGGTTTTCAACTGCCTAacgattattattattattattattattattattattattattattattattattattattattattggctACGTCTATTTTCAGGGAACTTTAATCTGGACCTGTTCTAAACCCCCAAAACAAtgagaatataatatatgtcaaaaatattttattatttaaccttaaattttgttagatagataaataaaaaacaataatttaactCTCCAGCATTGGTTTCTTATAACaacttttttttccatatttacCCTAAATCTTTAAAATCTCGAATTACTTAAAATCTTATGATTTtaggattttaaattttactatttaattttaaattaattattaaataaataaattcttactattttaaatttactataataaaattttagattttataaataatttatattttacgattttatacacaattttatgttaaaataaattataaattaaaaaatatataatttattcaaattaattaattaatataattaaatttgtaaatataattttttataatgttatttatttattaattttatatttaaatatattaattttttaaattggttaggtataaaataattaattatatatataataataataataatatataactaatattttttcaaattaaactcttaaaattttaaataaattttagattttacgagtttacaccTAGCAACCGATTTCATGTAAACTCTCTATTAAACCATTTTGATTGTACCCtcatttcatatattaaattttaaatcattctaACTAGATATCATAAAAccttaatttgtataaataaagtagatttgtttttaaactaattacgtatatttataaattttgtatatattttaaaatatttaatggtgagagtgtttttttttttattatactggGAAGTCCAGCTAAACAAATAATTTgctaaacaaataatttaatacatatctaaattttataaaaataataaaaattgatagtgttattaaaataaataaataaaaaaaatcttaaaggCAAAAGTTATGGGTAATCTCTCCGAAAATTGCTTTGTTTTCATTAGGAATATTTATGTACatgattattgataattttcattttattgacatttaaaattgttgtattttattttttctctttatcttacacttttttttaataaataattgtattttttcataaattaataataattgattggCTTAAAGAGttcttttatttaatgttagtattataaaaaatagtatatgaaggaaaaaaaaagagaggATAGTCTTTGTGTTTGTTTAACCCGAGCTAGGGATTTATGGATAAGTTTtagtttaatcttaaataaataaattataaaaaaaatcataattattttatttgttaccaactaaaataaaataatataagcaaatataaataaatactttactcaatt from Impatiens glandulifera chromosome 5, dImpGla2.1, whole genome shotgun sequence includes:
- the LOC124938073 gene encoding DNA-directed RNA polymerase II subunit RPB2-like, yielding MYGANDHEFDQSTLRMQFDGGSAVDHRVYDEEEDREEDADEEEEIGQDDAWAVISAYFEEKGLARQQLDSFDEFIQNTMQEIVDESSVIEIRPESQHNPGSGRQSDFLETIYRITFGQIYLSKPMMTESDGETASLFPKAARLRNLTYSSPLYVDVKKQVIRKGHDCEEVTESQEFHKVFIGKVPIMLRSSYCSLYQTSEKDLTELGECPYDQGGYFIINGSEKVLIAQEKMSTNHVYVFKKRQPNKYAYVAEVRSMAESQNRPPSAMFVRMLSRVSGKGGSSGQYIRATLPYIRTEIPIVIVFRALGFVADKDILEHICYDFTDTQMMELLRPSLEEAFVIQNQQVALDYIGKRGSTVGVTREKRIRYAKEILQTETLPHVGTGEFCETKKAYYFGYIIHRLLVCVIGRRQEDDRDHYANKRLDLAGPLLGGLFRMLFRNLTRDVRSYMQKSVDNGKDVNLQFAIKAKTITSGLKYSLATGNWGQANSAGSRAGVSQVLNRLTYASTLSHLRRLNSPIGREGKLAKPRQLHNSLWGMMCPAETPEGQACGLVKNLALMVYITVGSAANPILEFLEEWSTENFEEISPAVIPQATKIFVNGCWVGIHRNPALLVKTLRQLRRQVDVNTEVGVIRDISGKELRLYTDFGRCSRPLFIVENQKLLIKKKDILALQQRESPEEFGWHDLVAKGFMEYVDTEEEETTMISMTINDLVSARLSPSEAYTESYTHCEVHPSLILGVCASIIPFPDHNQSPRNTYQSAMGKQAMGIYVTNYQVRMDTLAYVLYYPQKPLVTTRAMEHLHFRQLPAGINAIVAIACYSGYNQEDSVIMNQSSIDRGFFRSLFFRSYRDEEKKMGTLVKEDFGCPNRDNTMGMRHGSYDKLDDDGFAPPGTRVSGDDVIIGKTTPLPQEEAQGLAAKCTRRDHSTSLRHSESGIVDQVLLTTNADGLRFVKVRMRSIRIPQIGDKFSSRHGQKGTIGMTYTQEDMPWTIEGINPDIIVNPHAIPSRMTIGQLIECIMGKVAAHVGKEGDATPFTDVTVDNISKALHKCGYQMRGFETMYNGHTGRILTAMIFIGPTYYQRLKHMVDDKIHSRGRGPVQILTRQPAEGRSRDGGLRFGEMERDCMIAHGAAHFLKERLFDQSDAYRVHVCQQCGMIAIAILKKSSFECRGCKNKTDIVQVFIPYACKLLIQELMAMAIVPRLLTDGTKLLLQGQGKKK